In the genome of Primulina tabacum isolate GXHZ01 chromosome 13, ASM2559414v2, whole genome shotgun sequence, the window TTTCCTGAAATCACCAATCTGACGTGGCACCTCTACATCTTCTTTATCCTTCCCCCGGACCGGATTGTTCCATCATATCCCTACAGGGTACATCCAAGGGTCGGAATTTTTTCTGgcccaatttttttatttttttccataaaatgaAATCTCAACCATTCATCTTCATTTGCCTCCACACCCAGGATCGAACGAACCGGACCTGGACCAATCCCACAACTATTTCTCCCTtcgtattattttattttttgttagtgTGTACTCTCACATATCCGTTTTCTTTCGCTTTCTTTGCCTTCTTTCTCTGTAATTTTCGATTCTTTCCTCTTATTTGTGTTTATGCTCTGCTGTTTCAGTAATTTTCTCAGTTAAAGATCGAGTCTTTTGGGGTGTTTCTGCCCAATTTTCAATCGCTTTTCTATTATGAAAGATCTCAGAAAATTGATCTTTTTGCCAaagttttgtttaaaaaataaaactgcCATGTTTATAGTTTTTCCTCATAATCAAGAATTTCAGTGagtgatttcaaatttcttgttaCTCGTCTTTGAAAACAAGAAATTTCCATGGTTCTGACTTCCCTTTTAATGGTTTGAGACGATATATTGGATTATTCAGTGATATTTATTTCGTGGTTCCATAAGTGGCCCTGGTAATTTGTAAAAAGTTCATCTATTGAGATCTTAATTCTTGAGGTGCATGAGAATTTCCTCCAGCAAAAAACTGAGATCGAGGAAATTAATTTCGTTCAGCTAAGAAGGTTTTGAAATTTCTGTAGAGAAGAAAAAGCAAAAATTGGAAAACTGATGGTCACTGCAGCCGGCACCATACAGGTTACAATTTTCGTACCGAAAAattgtttcttttggttttaAGGTTTTTTGTTTGCATAGTTTGACTTGTTGTAGGTTTCTGGTGTTACAGTAGTATCAGCAAGAATCATGTCTTGTTTTTAACCACTGTCAGTGAAATGaaattatgctttaaaatactGCACCGGTGAGAGGGTAAAAACACCCGGGAAAAACTGGACAATTAGGTACAGTAGTTTAATTCGATGAGCCAAGTAGCTtgttcttgatttttttgtCCAACAAATCTGTTTGTTCCGAATATTAAGTCAATGTTACACTGATGCTGTAGTATTCCAGCCAGGTGTTTTGCTGTAGTTTGAATCATTTAAACACGCCATAGCTGCAGTTTCTCGAGTATCATTCTTGACATTTAGTGGGTTTGTTTCTATATTCCTCCTACCACAGGAACAAGATGGAGGCACGGGGTCAGGCACTTTTCCTCGTGGTAGCAATAAGCCTCTTTTAGAGTTGGGTACAGCTGCTGGTACCCTGTCGAAGGAGCAGTTTCTTGATGGGGAAGAATTTTCTCCCAAGGTGTTTATCCTCTCTTGTCTATAACGGTTTCGGAGCTAATATCCAACTTATCTTGCATTTTGGcagcttattttatttatttttaatattctgTTCAAATAGGCGAGGAAACCGTATACGATCACGAAACAAAGAGAACGATGGACGGAAGAAGAGCATAAAAAATTTATCGAGGCACTGAAACTTTACGGTCGAGCTTGGAGGAGAATTGAAGGTGTTTATTTGGTTGAGATGCTGTTTTGTAAATGTATCTTTCAGTATTTCCCTTGTATTGgtgaattttgaaattttatttcatCATCTTTACAGAGCACGTGAGTACAAAAACTGCGGTGCAGATTCGTAGCCACGCACAGAAATTTTTCTCCAAGGTTTTACTGCTGCACTTATATCAGTAGCAATATCTACACTTACATCTGTTTTCCGCCTTTTTGGGCGAGAACTACGATGTTGGGCTCCAACTTTGCTATTGATAAACTTTATTCTATTCATATCGCGTTGATATTAAATATCTGTGTGGTGATTAGGTCGCACGTGATCCAAATGGAGCTGATGCTGACTCTGAAAAACCAATTGAAATTCCTCCTCCGAGACCTAAAAGAAAACCAATGCACCCTTATCCTCGTAAGTTGGTTTGTCCAGTCAAAACAGGACTTATAATACCCGAGAAACCAACAAGGTCTTCGTCTTCTACTCTGTCTATTTCGGAACCGGAAAACGAATCTCCTACATCAGTATTATCAGCAGTTGGCTCAGATGCATGTGCTAGAGCAAATTGTTTGTCTATAATTTCTGGTTCAAAAGATGAATATTCAAGCCCGGATGAACGAGTTTCTCCGGTACTAACTCTACTTATTTTACTCATCTTCCTACAGTGCATGTGATATGGCAAACTCTTGATCCACttgaaatgtttatgttatattgGAACAAgatgatttgatattattaagATTCAAGCATAGTTTTTGTGTGATTTCTTGTGATTAAGTTATGCAAAAGAATTTTTTTACCGTATCTATTAAAGTTTATTTTGGCATATATGATGGGAGTACGATTATGTAACAGAAGAATGTGTGTTTATGGTTGAACAATATAAATCTGCAATACATTTCATTCTCTCTTCTTTATATTTCTACCCTACTTTTTAATTCAACAGTTTAACTGGACAGGAATTGGAGCTTTTGTCTCAAAATGAATTTATTGTTAAAGAAGATTCAAACGAATCAGCTGCTCAGTGCTTGAAGCTGTTTGGTAAAATGCTACTCATTTCTGATCCTCATGGACCAGCTAACCTAGCAGCATTAATGGCTAGCAAGCTCGAGTCCTCTGGTGAAGACGTGGGGACTTGTTTATTTCCTTGGAGCGTTGCCCATTTGTCACTTTATTGTGGTGCAACAAATAGCGATATTTATTACACGCAAGTGGCACGTGAACACTCACACCCTGTGGATACTCGGTGTCCGGTTTCTTTACCATGGTTGACACTCTGCAGCGCCAAATCACCGACAGCTCAGGAAGTGCATAATCCAACCCCAATCAAAGGTCGAATCTCGTGTCATATGCCTGGCAAAGATGAAGAAAAGGAGGGGTCCTCAACTGGTTCAAATACAGAATCTGTTTGCACAACAACAGGGGGAGAGAAAAACTGGGGAGCTGATAGCTATTGCCACTCGTTTGAGATGA includes:
- the LOC142522762 gene encoding protein REVEILLE 1-like encodes the protein MVTAAGTIQEQDGGTGSGTFPRGSNKPLLELGTAAGTLSKEQFLDGEEFSPKARKPYTITKQRERWTEEEHKKFIEALKLYGRAWRRIEEHVSTKTAVQIRSHAQKFFSKVARDPNGADADSEKPIEIPPPRPKRKPMHPYPRKLVCPVKTGLIIPEKPTRSSSSTLSISEPENESPTSVLSAVGSDACARANCLSIISGSKDEYSSPDERVSPELELLSQNEFIVKEDSNESAAQCLKLFGKMLLISDPHGPANLAALMASKLESSGEDVGTCLFPWSVAHLSLYCGATNSDIYYTQVAREHSHPVDTRCPVSLPWLTLCSAKSPTAQEVHNPTPIKGRISCHMPGKDEEKEGSSTGSNTESVCTTTGGEKNWGADSYCHSFEMKSKGQKSLPSKFSKTMSVKLTKHGKGFVPYKRCLGENLSTSTSNEASEEREKQRVRLCL